A region of Thermococcus barossii DNA encodes the following proteins:
- a CDS encoding glutamate cyclase domain-containing protein: MIAHLINTDVGNRGTLGVYLDYRRENPSFLHNSAKMFLDNYERVLVITGFPIPPMMQAETDGPPGALAIAKAVETLGGRAEILTYPEVMNALEPFGLSFTDRPDVGNYSLVIAVESPGRARDGKYYSMSGLEITRETFDWAVLEARELGIPTIGIGDGGNEAGMGKVVKLIERYVPHGDRIASVVETDELILSAVSNWGAYGLVAQASVEFGRELLPDWDERTIVRAISKLGLIDGVSKTQASTVDGISLDVHEKVVELLNALVNEALR, encoded by the coding sequence ATGATAGCCCACCTCATAAACACCGATGTTGGCAACAGGGGCACGCTGGGCGTTTACCTGGACTACCGCAGGGAAAACCCCAGTTTTTTACATAATTCTGCAAAGATGTTCTTGGATAATTATGAGCGCGTTCTGGTGATAACCGGGTTTCCGATTCCACCCATGATGCAGGCCGAGACTGACGGCCCGCCCGGTGCTCTGGCCATAGCGAAGGCCGTCGAGACCCTCGGGGGACGGGCTGAGATACTCACGTATCCAGAGGTGATGAACGCATTGGAACCCTTCGGGCTCAGCTTTACGGACAGACCTGACGTTGGGAACTATTCCCTGGTTATCGCCGTGGAGAGCCCTGGAAGGGCAAGGGACGGAAAGTACTACTCGATGAGCGGCCTGGAGATAACCAGGGAAACGTTTGACTGGGCCGTTCTGGAGGCCAGGGAGCTGGGGATACCAACGATAGGAATAGGCGACGGTGGAAACGAGGCAGGAATGGGCAAAGTGGTCAAGCTCATCGAGAGGTACGTTCCCCACGGGGATAGGATAGCCAGCGTTGTTGAGACTGACGAGCTCATCCTTTCAGCCGTCTCCAACTGGGGGGCCTATGGGCTCGTGGCTCAGGCGTCGGTAGAGTTTGGCCGTGAACTCCTCCCCGACTGGGACGAGAGAACGATAGTCAGGGCCATCTCAAAGCTCGGCCTTATAGACGGTGTCTCCAAAACCCAAGCTTCAACGGTTGACGGAATAAGCCTTGACGTCCACGAGAAAGTCGTTGAGCTTTTAAACGCCCTCGTAAATGAGGCCCTAAGGTGA
- a CDS encoding HD domain-containing protein yields the protein MRLDEFITSEESLRLIERTREYARHFFEREGTHGFSHVERVFNLCMHIGKAEGADLEVLALAALLHDIARPLESAGKVKDHAAEGARIARQYLRSLGYAEDKIEAVAHAIEAHRFSRGPEPKTLEAKILSDADKLDAIGAIGIARVFMYSGEHGRDVEASLRHFEEKILKLKDLMYTETAKKMAMERHRFTEEFVERIRREVEGEI from the coding sequence ATGAGGCTCGATGAGTTCATAACCAGCGAGGAAAGCCTCAGGCTCATAGAGAGGACCCGGGAGTATGCCAGGCACTTCTTCGAGCGGGAGGGAACCCATGGCTTCAGCCACGTTGAGAGGGTCTTCAACCTCTGCATGCACATAGGAAAGGCTGAAGGGGCCGACCTTGAGGTCCTGGCACTGGCGGCGCTCCTTCATGACATTGCGCGGCCCCTCGAAAGTGCCGGAAAGGTAAAAGACCATGCCGCAGAGGGCGCCCGGATAGCACGGCAGTACCTCAGGAGTCTTGGCTATGCCGAGGATAAAATCGAGGCCGTTGCCCATGCCATCGAGGCCCACCGCTTTTCCCGCGGACCCGAACCGAAAACGCTGGAAGCCAAGATACTAAGCGACGCCGACAAGCTCGACGCTATTGGCGCGATAGGAATCGCGAGGGTCTTCATGTATTCCGGCGAGCACGGGAGGGACGTGGAGGCCTCGCTCAGGCACTTCGAGGAAAAGATACTGAAGCTTAAGGACCTTATGTACACGGAGACGGCAAAAAAGATGGCCATGGAGCGGCACCGATTCACCGAGGAATTCGTCGAGCGCATAAGGCGCGAGGTAGAGGGCGAGATTTGA